acctttatagctaggtttcttctctctccaggccgttatgcttttcgacgcgtggctcacatccagccctgcacgtgtcgccatctgggttgggatagcaggtagcgcccagccctacacgtgtcatcatctgagctagggtaactcgagcgtcatttctctattgcacccagccctacacgtgtcgtcatctgggttggggcaacttgaacgttatttttgtgtagtaaccagccgcgcaGCTAAGTCATCTACCCATGGAGCAAGCTAACACGCAATGTGCCTTAGAACACCACCTGACCAGGCGAGCATCGGGTGCATCACaatgcaccatctctgtgatatcgcctGTTGttaatggcaccctccttatcACTGCGCCATGAATGTTCTTGGGCTGAGGAGACCTTGTCaacaacgaatgtccactctgggaatcctgtcacTGATAGGCAAGCTGTCCCCTTCAACCCACACGCCCTTCACGCCCTATGCTGGCGCGACAATCGCCTCACTGGAGTTGTACACTTGAACTTACACTTCTGAGCCTTCATCAGCTTCAACTGAGCTTGTCGGGAAATCCTACGACGTGCTTCGTGCGGCGATGTCAAGCTACCTGGTTGCCAATCGCCAAACAACCGACCATGTTCATCGCAGAACGCCAGCTCCATGAACCGGCGACTACGCTCACCTCTGAACCATCCATCTTTCTCTTGCCCACGTGCTccgctgagcacgccccacatagtcacgtgcaagccacgtcatcacacacaatgacctggtcggtacacaagctccccagtctcgagctgcgacttgttcagcgagGAGACTAAAGAGGTTTAAATCCGGCGGCTTACGTGGCTTTGCGCGTTGGCGCTAATACTGTTCACTGacttgacatttcaccaactTCTTCGATCATTCGCCACGTGGACTCATCAACGGCCATTATtcactgtcgtttgcgcttcccgcAACGTTCGAAACCCTTCGAATCTCTTAAACACTTCGCGccatttcactgtttcattatcttctaccTTTCTTCGAACTCTTAAAACGCTCCAGCGAACGCTCCGATTCTCCCAACCTCCATCTTTCTGACTACTTTTCTGATCAtctaaaggtaacttttttatcacttctactgatattcgctgcattttaatcggtttgcatcatccattacctgtctggagcatacgttgtgggatgtttctctgctttgtttttctcttctctgcgtttagggtttctgaacCTTTCTCTGCGAGCCCCTTTTGCTCTTCCCTCTTCTCTTCTTCTGTCGAGTCTTTCTGTTTACGAACACTCATAccttttcgtcttcttgcaGCTTCCTTGATGACTCGTTCAAAAAtcacaccaaaccctcctccatctccttGCAACCCTCTGGCGAAAACCCGTAGGGCAAACCCCTATTCTTCCCGCGACCCCCCAAGGGGTCCCAACGTCCCCTCCGACCGAGTCGCGAGACCCGCGTCCTCTCATCGTAGCCAACCACAACCAAACCCACCACAAACTAGCGCGATGGTAAAACCTCTTCTAGATTACAAAAGGCTATACCCGTGGGCCTCCGCAACCTTGCTGGGTGAGACCTCATCCGTCAAATCCGATCTCGACATCTTTCGCCTCAAGAAAGGTGATAAGGAAAACCTCTCTTTCAGTAAAGAGCACGATGACAAAGTAGTTGTGCGGCCTTGTCCTCCCGGTGAGCCAATCTGCACCGACGATCAGGGGAGCAACGACACCCCCTTCTGCTTCATATACACTActatgttcaagaaggtcaaactccgGTTTCCCTTCAcgcgctttgagagggagctcctgaccgagctcgacatagctcccgcccagctccatcccaacagctgggcgttcgtgcgggccTACCAAATCATCTGCGCACATTTGGGACATCCGGCCTCTGTGGATGTATTTCTCTATttgttcgaggcgaagaacccagGTGATCGTCTATGGGTCAGCCTCAATGGGGTCGCTGAAAGGTCTattctctccatcttccagcaatcctataaggattggaaggggaagtttgTACGTGTATGTTGCAACGAtcaagacccttcccttctcgacgggttccccttgtactgggtgaacaaaGGAAGGAAGGAGTCAAACTTCTGGAAGGCCAGGGGGCCAGAGAAAATGGGAGACCTTGACAAAGACTTGTGCGGCTTCTGGAAAAGTGTCGCCTCTTCCAATGTGGTTCTGCCCACTTCCGCCATCATCGCCTACGAGTTTCTCGAAGGCCAACTAGACGTTCACATAGCTTCGTCCTTGAGTTCCCTTAGCTTATACTTGTATCGTCCTGCCTTTGCTTTGACAATGCTGTTCTGACTTGTGTGTAGTTTTAGCTTTCCCCATGCATTGTCATATACTGCTTGCCTTTCTGTGCAATGTTAAACACCAAATTTTTGTGTTGTTTGGTAACCGTGGGCCAATAATGCAGATATGATGCTGGGGAAAGATAGAATGGCTGAGCTACGCGCCATAGCCAAGTCCCACAAgctggcggcgggctcccaaacggTCCCGAACTCTGTTGCGGAGATCGCTGCCGCCTAGGGCCAATCTCCACCAGCTGGTCCACCCGCAGCTGCCTCTCTTCCAGCCCCCCAACGCAAAAACTACCCCTCAAGAAGGCCAAGAGGAAGGCCCCCAGGGTAGTATCTGACGAAGAAACGGATGAAGCCACTGAGGATGGGTTAATATGcaaaaggaaaagggtggcggtgACCGAGCCCCCAGCAATTGAGAGCGCCGCTCCAAACTTCATCGAGAACCCCCCCAGTGCCTCCACACCATTCAAGTCCGCTGGGGATGTTCTCGTTTCGAACGCTTCAGTTGCTGAGGCCGCTCCTGAGCAACTTGCTGATACGCAAGCCTCCTCACAAGCCGCCGGGAACCTCCCTGCCTCACCACCGCGCCTTGAAGCTCCCCCGCCGCCCAACCttgtgagggtggtggtgagcatCAACCGTCGCCTCCTCCAGCAACCTCAAACCTCCCAGCCGCTCTTCAAGAAGCTTTGAAGTCCTTTACCGTGCGCCTGAGTGCCATGGTCGACGATTGCCTTCCCCAGATCGTCGGCGAAGGGCTCAAGGACTCTTTGGAGAAGTTTGAGCTCGATAACCGGATCAACCAGGAGGTGGCAAGTACCGCGAAAGCTGAAGCCGAGAAGACCAAATGTGATATGATGATGCAAGGCTTGGAGTTTTCGCGAGTTGAAAACGCCCTCAAAGACGAGCTCAAGAGCGTGCGACAAGACAACAAAGAGCTGCGCAAGAAGCTTCATGACAAACTTCAAGACGccatcgagctggagagcaagatcgtcCCTCTGAGGGAGAAAATTGCCGCGCTGGAGGAGGCAAAGAAAACTGACGCCCAGAAGatggtcaacctggagaagaggTCAGTCGAGAGAGAGACCCTTCTGGGAAAGGTTGAGCAAGATCGGGATAAGGCCTCCCAGGAACTTAGTGAAGCTGCTGTTGAGCTTGCCCGAGTTCGCGAGGAGAACAGTGGGCTCAAGAAGAAGGCCGACGAGCTCGAGCTTGAAGTCACCCAGGTTCTAACTTCCGGCTTTGGCGCTGCTTTAgagcagtttgcttgcaaatATCCTGACCTTGATCTTTCTCAGTTCTCAGTatacaacgaggtggtggacggcaaGATCGTGCCCCCGATTGACTTATCTCCTTGAAAACTCTTATGCTTTACCTTGGTCtgtaataattttcattctGTTCGAACTGTTCGATACTTATGtgcacatatatatatatatatatgatcttCTAATTTATCTACTGTGCAATCAACTGGTTTAACTGGATGGTTTTTTCTTAATTCAACGTATTTTCTCTCTCAGCGCACTctagttctcgcaagcgtaaaagaagtaaaacctggaacaagcttcactgatccttcggcgatgtccttctttcggcgatctctaatcacttggtctcaaacccggtgaccgccggtttgggtttgctagagatcggagcacgccaatcttaaggactggcgactacacgagccccccgacttccttcccttctgccagccatgagcCCCACTTAACACGCCTGCTGCCAcctcatcactcccgactacctgggcggtacacaagccccccagtcttaagcgaagacttgtccagcgaaaagactaagtggtcacgtcactgccgatctacgtggtgctggcgcagaattccaaacgttcgtaccttctgcttttctgacgctccaccaaacacctttccaatcgcacgacacgtggcttcatcaacggttatctttagctgtcgtttgcgcttccaaaaacgtttgaaaaacccttaaacccttttcatttttactgtttcatcatcttt
This genomic interval from Phaseolus vulgaris cultivar G19833 unplaced genomic scaffold, P. vulgaris v2.0 scaffold_171, whole genome shotgun sequence contains the following:
- the LOC137817575 gene encoding coiled-coil domain-containing protein SCD2-like, which gives rise to MVDDCLPQIVGEGLKDSLEKFELDNRINQEVASTAKAEAEKTKCDMMMQGLEFSRVENALKDELKSVRQDNKELRKKLHDKLQDAIELESKIVPLREKIAALEEAKKTDAQKMVNLEKRSVERETLLGKVEQDRDKASQELSEAAVELARVREENSGLKKKADELELEVTQVLTSGFGAALEQFACKYPDLDLSQFSVYNEVVDGKIVPPIDLSP